A region of Drosophila mauritiana strain mau12 chromosome 3L, ASM438214v1, whole genome shotgun sequence DNA encodes the following proteins:
- the LOC117141304 gene encoding sterile alpha and TIR motif-containing protein 1 isoform X7, translated as MSNQAPWPVRKGIFRSSGQSDFTPTRSPSPIVEMPLSPPPVATPSNRFGINSPLSPPPQPIQVVAGSTTATTMSTASAARVSGAAASTSSSSSSSSSSQCSSQSSSSSSSHTRVRKSSNPPPQPITSCPLSPPPPPQQQQQLPPQLPPPTPINNTNHSAITTPNHNNNHNCNQMRNVREIPIEVEQSKEALSLRTGDITQQASNNVAASSITVQSENFSADKKAISQSQQSQTMTSNGIISQEKHVSSASQANYSMSHKGVSSTGSSMITSSSQMSAMNGQMLKLADLKLDDLKSLTAGSGQQEIEQTINKYSNMLTSIVSSLQEDERGGSAITVHDVGGKKSQYLEKINEVIRRAWAVPTHGHELGYSLCNSLRQSGGLDLLMKNCVKPDLQFSSAQLLEQCLTTENRKHVVDNGLDKVVNVACVCTKNSNMEHSRVGTGILEHLFKHSEGTCSDVIRLGGLDAVLFECRTSDLETLRHCASALANLSLYGGAENQEEMILRKVPMWLFPLAFHNDDNIKYYACLAIAVLVANKEIEAEVLKSGCLDLVEPFVTSHDPSAFARSNLAHAHGQSKHWLKRLVPVLSSNREEARNLAAFHFCMEAGIKREQGNTDIFREINAIEALKNVASCPNAIASKFAAQALRLIGETVPHKLSQQVPLWSVEDVQEWVKQIGFNDYIDKFNESQVDGDLLLKLNQDNLRADIGIGNGILLKRFERELQNLKRMADYSSKDTAKMHQFLSEIGTDYCTYTYAMLNAGIDKCALPHVNEDMLMTECGIHNSIHRLRILNAVKNLENSLPSSSEENMAKTLDVFVSYRRSNGSQLASLLKVHLQLRGFSVFIDVERLEAGKFDNGLLNSIRQAKNFVLVLTPDALHRCINDEDCKDWVHREIVAALNSNCNIIPIIDQQFDWPEVERLPEDMRSVAHFNGVNWIHDYQDACIDKLERFLRGEKNIDRIAAMVPGTPGSVSYQRMHSNDSDYQSGGAGAGSGAGTGGGGGGGVTGSVVDGLMVAANGSGQGGPTSTTSTTSSTPNSNSSSSSNQSPPAAPA; from the exons ATGTCCAATCAGGCACCCTGGCCCGTTCGCAAGGGCATCTTCCGTTCGAGCGGTCAGTCGGATTTCACGCCCACCCGATCGCCCAGTCCCATTGTGGAGATGCCATTATCCCCGCCGCCGGTTGCCACGCCCTCGAATAGATTTGGAATCAATTCACCGCTCTCCCCACCGCCGCAGCCCATTCAGGTGGTGGCGGGTTCAACGACAGCCACTACCATGTCCACTGCGTCCGCTGCCAGAGTGTCTGGTGCAGCTGCCTCCACttcatcctcgtcctcctctTCCTCGTCGTCGCAGTGCTCGTCGCAATCCTCGTCGAGTTCTAGTTCGCACACCAGAGTACGTAAAAGTTCTAACCCGCCCCCACAGCCAATTACCAGTTGTCCACTgtcgccaccaccaccaccacagcaacaacaacaactaccaCCACAACTGCCACCTCCAACGCCCATCAACAACACCAACCACTCAGCAATTACAACACCCAATCACAACAATAACCACAACTGCAATCAAATGAGAAATGTACGCGAAATTCCCATTGAGGTGGAGCAGAGCAAG GAAGCCCTCTCACTCCGCACCGGCGACATCACACAGCAGGCGAGCAACAATGTGGCGGCCTCCAGTATTACGGTGCAAAGTGAGAATTTCTCCGCGGACAAGAAGGCGATATCCCAGTCGCAGCAATCGCAGACGATGACCTCCAACGGGATCATCAGTCAGGAGAAACATGTATCCTCCGCCTCGCAGGCCAACTACTCGATGTCGCACAAGGGCGTTTCCAGCACCGGCAGTAGCATGATCACCAGCTCCTCGCAAATGTCCGCGATGAATGGCCAGATGCTGAAGCTCGCCGATCTCAAGCTGGATGACCTCAAGTCGCTGACAGCAGGCAGTGGGCAGCAGGAGATCGAGCAGACCATCAACAAGTATTCCAACATGCTGACCTCAATAGTGAGCTCCCTGCAAGAAGATGAGCGAGGTGGTAGTGCCATAACCGTCCACGATGTTGGGGGCAAGAAGTCCCAGTACCTGGAGAAGATCAACGAAGTCATTCGTCGAGCTTGGGCAGTGCCCACACATGGCCACGAGCTGGGCTACTCATTGTGCAATTCCCTGCGCCAAAGTGGCGGCCTCGATCTTCTCATGAAGAACTGCGTTAAGCCCGATCTCCAGTTTTCCTCCGCACAGCTTCTTGAGCAGTGCCTAACCACCGAGAACCGCAAACATGTGGTGGATAATGGCCTCGATAAGGTGGTCAATGTGGCCTGTGTCTGCACAAAGAATTCCAATATGGAGCACTCCCGCGTGGGCACTGGCATCTTGGAGCATCTGTTCAAACACTCCGAGGGCACCTGTTCGGATGTGATACGGCTGGGAGGTCTGGATGCCGTGCTCTTCGAGTGCCGCACCAGTGATTTGGAAACTCTGCGACACTGCGCTAGTGCACTGGCGAATTTATCTCTGTATGGTGGAGCCGAGAACCAGGAGGAGATGATCCTGCGCAAGGTGCCCATGTGGTTGTTCCCATTGGCCTTCCACAACGACGATAACATCAAGTACTATGCCTGCCTGGCCATTGCAGTGCTGGTAGCCAACAAGGAGATTGAAGCCGAGGTGCTGAAGTCTGGATGCTTGGATTTGGTGGAACCCTTTGTCACCTCCCACGACCCCTCGGCCTTTGCGAGATCCAATCTGGCACATGCCCACGGGCAAAGCAAACATTGGCTTAAGAGATTGGTTCCGGTTTTGAGTTCCAATCGCGAAGAGGCCCGCAATCTGGCTGCCTTCCATTTTTGCATGGAGGCGGGCATCAAGAGGGAGCAGGGTAACACCGACATCTTCCGGGAGATCAACGCTATTGAAGCTTTGAAAAATGTGGCCAGCTGTCCAAATGCCATTGCATCCAAGTTCGCCGCTCAGGCTCTGAGATTGATTGGAGAGACAGTGCCTCACAAGCTGTCCCAACAGGTTCCCTTGTGGTCCGTGGAGGATGTGCAGGAGTGGGTGAAGCAAATCGGTTTCAATGACTACATCGACAAGTTCAACGAGTCCCAGGTGGACGGAGATCTTCTACTGAAGCTCAATCAGGATAACCTTCGCGCTGATATTGGAATCGGTAATGGAATACTGCTAAAGCGTTTTGAACGCGAGCTGCAAAATCTCAAGCGGATGGCTGACTACTCGTCCAAGGACACGGCCAAAATGCACCAATTTCTCTCGGAGATCGGTACTGATTACTGCACCTACACGTATGCCATGCTGAATGCTGGAATCGACAAGTGTGCACTGCCGCATGTCAATGAGGATATGCTGATGACGGAGTGTGGCATCCACAACTCAATCCATCGTCTGAGAATTCTCAATGCGGTCAAAAACTTGGAGAATTCGCTGCCCAGCTCGTCGGAGGAGAACATGGCCAAGACGTTAGATGTTTTCGTTAGTTATAGGCGATCAAACGGCTCCCAACTAGCCAGTCTTCTCAAG GTGCACCTGCAGCTGCGTGGTTTCTCCGTTTTCATCGACGTGGAGCGCCTGGAGGCGGGCAAATTTGACAACGGCCTATTGAACAGTATTCGACAGGCAAAGAACTTTGTCTTAGTATTAACGCCCGATGCCCTGCACCGCTGCATTAACGACGAGGACTGCAAGGACTGGGTGCATCGC GAAATCGTGGCTGCCCTGAACTCGAACTGCAACATTATACCCATCATAGACCAGCAATTCGATTGGCCCGAAGTGGAGCGACTTCCCGAGGACATGCGCAGTGTGGCCCATTTTAACGGTGTTAATTGGATCCACGACTACCAGGACGCATGCATCGATAAGCTCGAAAG ATTTTTGCGCGGCGAAAAGAATATCGATCGCATTGCGGCGATGGTGCCCGGCACCCCCGGTTCGGTCTCATACCAAAGAATGCACAGCAACGACTCCGACTACCAGAGCGGAGGAGCAGGCGCCGGATCAGGAGCAGGAactggaggaggaggtggtggcggCGTTACGGGCAGTGTGGTGGATGGCCTGATGGTGGCGGCCAATGGCAGCGGACAAGGTGGGCCAACGAGTACTACATCTACTACTTCTTCTACTCCCAACTCAAATTCAAGCTCAAGCTCTAACCAGAGTCCCCCTGCGGCTCCAGCGTAG
- the LOC117141304 gene encoding sterile alpha and TIR motif-containing protein 1 isoform X6, with protein MSNQAPWPVRKGIFRSSGQSDFTPTRSPSPIVEMPLSPPPVATPSNRFGINSPLSPPPQPIQVVAGSTTATTMSTASAARVSGAAASTSSSSSSSSSSQCSSQSSSSSSSHTRVRKSSNPPPQPITSCPLSPPPPPQQQQQLPPQLPPPTPINNTNHSAITTPNHNNNHNCNQMRNVREIPIEVEQSKEALSLRTGDITQQASNNVAASSITVQSENFSADKKAISQSQQSQTMTSNGIISQEKHVSSASQANYSMSHKGVSSTGSSMITSSSQMSAMNGQMLKLADLKLDDLKSLTAGSGQQEIEQTINKYSNMLTSIVSSLQEDERGGSAITVHDVGGKKSQYLEKINEVIRRAWAVPTHGHELGYSLCNSLRQSGGLDLLMKNCVKPDLQFSSAQLLEQCLTTENRKHVVDNGLDKVVNVACVCTKNSNMEHSRVGTGILEHLFKHSEGTCSDVIRLGGLDAVLFECRTSDLETLRHCASALANLSLYGGAENQEEMILRKVPMWLFPLAFHNDDNIKYYACLAIAVLVANKEIEAEVLKSGCLDLVEPFVTSHDPSAFARSNLAHAHGQSKHWLKRLVPVLSSNREEARNLAAFHFCMEAGIKREQGNTDIFREINAIEALKNVASCPNAIASKFAAQALRLIGETVPHKLSQQVPLWSVEDVQEWVKQIGFNDYIDKFNESQVDGDLLLKLNQDNLRADIGIGNGILLKRFERELQNLKRMADYSSKDTAKMHQFLSEIGTDYCTYTYAMLNAGIDKCALPHVNEDMLMTECGIHNSIHRLRILNAVKNLENSLPSSSEENMAKTLDVFVSYRRSNGSQLASLLKVHLQLRGFSVFIDVERLEAGKFDNGLLNSIRQAKNFVLVLTPDALHRCINDEDCKDWVHREIVAALNSNCNIIPIIDQQFDWPEVERLPEDMRSVAHFNGVNWIHDYQDACIDKLERFLRGEKNIDRIAAMVPGTPGSVSYQRMHSNDSDYQSGGAGAGSGAGTGGGGGGGVTGSVVDGLMVAANGSGQANHQANRYRQSPSPARQRGSTSQLSGYSRAPSKRSQILTPYRTQQAALLHKTGAGSASMQNMMPLAYLPPRRSSAAGLGHGSGSGMGSGYRSHSVDGLLDQAGSTPEQRIAAAAAKVTAGSTALTNASSTSTLQPEEEVTDAALNDSVTRRDKHTLSPPGNVQQHRKSRSLDHILSKQTLAELLPPSSELADGTQSMQNLAIPMTPQPQRRDTSSSSKSPTPERPPQPAMERVRERQSPEGVSATESEREDQPEECLRHGNQQRASASVHRGASLTSNKTSNSSLGSNFSAGGNNKTIFNRTMKKVRSLIKNNEMEDEELSGIILSKATSPNAGRMIFW; from the exons ATGTCCAATCAGGCACCCTGGCCCGTTCGCAAGGGCATCTTCCGTTCGAGCGGTCAGTCGGATTTCACGCCCACCCGATCGCCCAGTCCCATTGTGGAGATGCCATTATCCCCGCCGCCGGTTGCCACGCCCTCGAATAGATTTGGAATCAATTCACCGCTCTCCCCACCGCCGCAGCCCATTCAGGTGGTGGCGGGTTCAACGACAGCCACTACCATGTCCACTGCGTCCGCTGCCAGAGTGTCTGGTGCAGCTGCCTCCACttcatcctcgtcctcctctTCCTCGTCGTCGCAGTGCTCGTCGCAATCCTCGTCGAGTTCTAGTTCGCACACCAGAGTACGTAAAAGTTCTAACCCGCCCCCACAGCCAATTACCAGTTGTCCACTgtcgccaccaccaccaccacagcaacaacaacaactaccaCCACAACTGCCACCTCCAACGCCCATCAACAACACCAACCACTCAGCAATTACAACACCCAATCACAACAATAACCACAACTGCAATCAAATGAGAAATGTACGCGAAATTCCCATTGAGGTGGAGCAGAGCAAG GAAGCCCTCTCACTCCGCACCGGCGACATCACACAGCAGGCGAGCAACAATGTGGCGGCCTCCAGTATTACGGTGCAAAGTGAGAATTTCTCCGCGGACAAGAAGGCGATATCCCAGTCGCAGCAATCGCAGACGATGACCTCCAACGGGATCATCAGTCAGGAGAAACATGTATCCTCCGCCTCGCAGGCCAACTACTCGATGTCGCACAAGGGCGTTTCCAGCACCGGCAGTAGCATGATCACCAGCTCCTCGCAAATGTCCGCGATGAATGGCCAGATGCTGAAGCTCGCCGATCTCAAGCTGGATGACCTCAAGTCGCTGACAGCAGGCAGTGGGCAGCAGGAGATCGAGCAGACCATCAACAAGTATTCCAACATGCTGACCTCAATAGTGAGCTCCCTGCAAGAAGATGAGCGAGGTGGTAGTGCCATAACCGTCCACGATGTTGGGGGCAAGAAGTCCCAGTACCTGGAGAAGATCAACGAAGTCATTCGTCGAGCTTGGGCAGTGCCCACACATGGCCACGAGCTGGGCTACTCATTGTGCAATTCCCTGCGCCAAAGTGGCGGCCTCGATCTTCTCATGAAGAACTGCGTTAAGCCCGATCTCCAGTTTTCCTCCGCACAGCTTCTTGAGCAGTGCCTAACCACCGAGAACCGCAAACATGTGGTGGATAATGGCCTCGATAAGGTGGTCAATGTGGCCTGTGTCTGCACAAAGAATTCCAATATGGAGCACTCCCGCGTGGGCACTGGCATCTTGGAGCATCTGTTCAAACACTCCGAGGGCACCTGTTCGGATGTGATACGGCTGGGAGGTCTGGATGCCGTGCTCTTCGAGTGCCGCACCAGTGATTTGGAAACTCTGCGACACTGCGCTAGTGCACTGGCGAATTTATCTCTGTATGGTGGAGCCGAGAACCAGGAGGAGATGATCCTGCGCAAGGTGCCCATGTGGTTGTTCCCATTGGCCTTCCACAACGACGATAACATCAAGTACTATGCCTGCCTGGCCATTGCAGTGCTGGTAGCCAACAAGGAGATTGAAGCCGAGGTGCTGAAGTCTGGATGCTTGGATTTGGTGGAACCCTTTGTCACCTCCCACGACCCCTCGGCCTTTGCGAGATCCAATCTGGCACATGCCCACGGGCAAAGCAAACATTGGCTTAAGAGATTGGTTCCGGTTTTGAGTTCCAATCGCGAAGAGGCCCGCAATCTGGCTGCCTTCCATTTTTGCATGGAGGCGGGCATCAAGAGGGAGCAGGGTAACACCGACATCTTCCGGGAGATCAACGCTATTGAAGCTTTGAAAAATGTGGCCAGCTGTCCAAATGCCATTGCATCCAAGTTCGCCGCTCAGGCTCTGAGATTGATTGGAGAGACAGTGCCTCACAAGCTGTCCCAACAGGTTCCCTTGTGGTCCGTGGAGGATGTGCAGGAGTGGGTGAAGCAAATCGGTTTCAATGACTACATCGACAAGTTCAACGAGTCCCAGGTGGACGGAGATCTTCTACTGAAGCTCAATCAGGATAACCTTCGCGCTGATATTGGAATCGGTAATGGAATACTGCTAAAGCGTTTTGAACGCGAGCTGCAAAATCTCAAGCGGATGGCTGACTACTCGTCCAAGGACACGGCCAAAATGCACCAATTTCTCTCGGAGATCGGTACTGATTACTGCACCTACACGTATGCCATGCTGAATGCTGGAATCGACAAGTGTGCACTGCCGCATGTCAATGAGGATATGCTGATGACGGAGTGTGGCATCCACAACTCAATCCATCGTCTGAGAATTCTCAATGCGGTCAAAAACTTGGAGAATTCGCTGCCCAGCTCGTCGGAGGAGAACATGGCCAAGACGTTAGATGTTTTCGTTAGTTATAGGCGATCAAACGGCTCCCAACTAGCCAGTCTTCTCAAG GTGCACCTGCAGCTGCGTGGTTTCTCCGTTTTCATCGACGTGGAGCGCCTGGAGGCGGGCAAATTTGACAACGGCCTATTGAACAGTATTCGACAGGCAAAGAACTTTGTCTTAGTATTAACGCCCGATGCCCTGCACCGCTGCATTAACGACGAGGACTGCAAGGACTGGGTGCATCGC GAAATCGTGGCTGCCCTGAACTCGAACTGCAACATTATACCCATCATAGACCAGCAATTCGATTGGCCCGAAGTGGAGCGACTTCCCGAGGACATGCGCAGTGTGGCCCATTTTAACGGTGTTAATTGGATCCACGACTACCAGGACGCATGCATCGATAAGCTCGAAAG ATTTTTGCGCGGCGAAAAGAATATCGATCGCATTGCGGCGATGGTGCCCGGCACCCCCGGTTCGGTCTCATACCAAAGAATGCACAGCAACGACTCCGACTACCAGAGCGGAGGAGCAGGCGCCGGATCAGGAGCAGGAactggaggaggaggtggtggcggCGTTACGGGCAGTGTGGTGGATGGCCTGATGGTGGCGGCCAATGGCAGCGGACAAG CTAATCACCAGGCAAATAGGTACCGCCAATCTCCCTCACCGGCCCGCCAAAGGGGCAGCACCTCGCAGTTGAGTGGTTATTCTCGGGCGCCCTCGAAACGCTCCCAGATCCTCACCCCGTATCGCACCCAACAGGCAGCCCTGCTCCACAAAACCGGAGCGGGTTCCGCGTCCATGCAGAATATGATGCCGTTGGCGTATCTGCCTCCGCGGAGAAGTTCCGCCGCGGGATTAGGTCATGGATCTGGTTCCGGCATGGGCAGTGGCTATCGATCGCACAGTGTGGATGGCCTTCTAGATCAGGCGGGCTCAACTCCAGAGCAAAGAATAGCAGCAGCTGCGGCCAAGGTGACAGCGGGAAGTACAGCTCTAACGAACGCCAGTTCCACAAGTACTCTGCAGCCCGAAGAAGAGGTGACGGATGCCGCCCTCAATGACTCGGTGACCCGGCGTGATAAGCATACTTTATCTCCACCGGGAAATGTACAGCAGCACAGAAAGTCCCGAAGTCTAGACCATATTCTCAGCAAACAGACTTTAGCAGAGCTGCTTCCACCGAGTAGCGAACTCGCAGATGGAACGCAGAGTATGCAAAACCTGGCCATTCCAATGACCCCGCAGCCCCAGCGAAGGGACACCAGCTCCTCCTCGAAATCCCCCACACCCGAAAGACCTCCACAACCAGCGATGGAAAGGGTAAGGGAACGCCAGAGTCCCGAGGGTGTGAGTGCGACGGAAAGCGAGCGGGAGGATCAGCCAGAAGAATGTCTGCGACATGGCAACCAACAGAGGGCATCTGCCTCGGTTCATCGGGGAGCCAGTTTGACCAGCAACAAGACCTCCAACTCCTCACTGGGCTCCAACTTTAGTGCCGGAGGAAACAACAAAACGATATTTAATCGGACGATGAAGAAGGTCCGCTCGCTGATAAAAAA CAACGAAATGGAGGACGAGGAACTTTCGGGCATCATTCTGTCCAAGGCCACCTCCCCCAATGCCGGGCGCATGATATTTTGGTAA